The genomic stretch ATGAATCAAATTTCATCACCACGCTCAGGCAAAGTAACCACTGTTCTTGTCAAAGATGGTCAACCTGTTGAGTTTGGTGAACCACTTATTATTGTTGAATAAAGCGAGGGGCAACCATGATTCGAAAAATCCTCATTGCTAATCGAGGAGAAATTGCTCTTCGCGTTTTACGTGCATGTAAAGAACTTGGCATAAAAACCGTAGCTGTTCACTCTACTGCTGATGCAGATGCGATGCATGTTCGTCTTGCTGACGAAAGTGTCTGTATTGGCCCTCCTCCCGCTCGCGATTCTTATTTGAGTATTCAGCAAATTATAGCTGCTTGTGAAATTACAGGAGCTGATGCAGTTCATCCAGGTTATGGCTTTCTTTCTGAAAATGCAAAATTTGCAGATGTTCTAGAAGCCCATGATATTACATTCATCGGACCAACAGCTGCTCATATTCGAATCATGGGCGATAAAATTGAGGCTAAAAAAACTGCTAAGAAACTTGGTATTCCTGTCGTTCCTGGTTCAGATGGAGCTGTCACAGAAGAATCAGATGCTTTACACACGGCTCGTGAAATTGGTTATCCCGTTATTATCAAAGCTTCTGCCGGTGGCGGTGGGCGTGGTATGAAAGTCGTTCATTCTGAGCAAGAGTTTTCGATAGCGCTTAAAACAACGCGTTCAGAAGCGAAAGCAGCTTTTGGTGATGATTCTGTTTATATAGAAAAATATTTAGAAAAACCCCGTCATATTGAAATTCAAATCATGGGTGATGGTGCGGGAAATGCTATTCATTTAGGAGAACGTGATTGTTCACTTCAACGACGGCATCAAAAAGTATGGGAAGAAGCGACATCACCTGCGCTTAATGAAACTGAACGAAAAAAAATTGGTAGTATTGTTGCAAATGCCTGTGCTCAACTTGGATACCGTGGAGCTGGTACTATCGAATTTCTTTATGAAAATGGTGAATTTTATTTCATTGAAATGAATACGCGTTTACAAGTCGAACATCCTGTAACTGAAGCAATTACAGGTATAGATTTAGTCCATGAACAAATTCATATTGCATCAGGCTACAAACTTTCAGTGACACAAGATGATGTTTGTTTCTTCGGTCACGCCATTGAATGCCGTATTAATGCAGAAGATCCTCTTACCTTTACACCATCACCAGGAACCATTACACATTTTCATACTCCTGGAGGTCTAGGAATTCGTGTTGATTCAGGTGCTTATTCAGGTTACCGGATTCCTCCTTATTATGATAGCATGATTGGAAAGCTGATTGTTCATGGGCGTACCCGTTTGGAATGCATGATGCGTTTACGGCGTGCTTTAGATGAATTTGTCGTTGATGGGATCAAAACCACATTGCCTCTCTTTCGTGATCTCATTAATAATCAAGATGTTGCAAACGGTAATTATAATATTCACTGGCTAGAGAAGTATCTTTCTCAGAAACCAACTTCTTTAGACCTTTAATTCAAGAACGAAAATATTAGCTTATCATCAGATTCTATAAGTAAGGATAATTTCAATGCTGCCATAAACATTATTAAAAAAGAAATAAGCTGATTATTTTTTATTTGTTATATAATTTTCTTTTAATATGTACAAAAATTGATAATTTTCTGTTTTCCTTTTTGCGAGTTTGTGCTAATTCCTACCTGGTCACGCCCTTATAGCTCAGTTGGTAGAGCACCTGATTTGTAATCAGGGGGTCGGGAGTTCGAGTCTCTCTGGGGGCACCATTTTTTTATTTAAGTTATTAAAATACATATATTTTTCCTTTAAACAGTAATTTTCAGACCACCTCTCGTGATTTATACAATTTTACTTAATTTGTTGTTATTTGTTCCGTATTTTTCTTTGGAGTAAAGGCTAAGATCTCTTTCTTTCTCCATCTTACAGCTCTCCCCAGTTTATAAGGTTGAGGAAATTCCCCTTGAAGCATCCAATTGCGAATCGTTGTGGTTGATACACTAAAAAGCTGTGCACATTCACGGGTTGTTACATATCTATCGCCATCATCAAATATCATCTCATTACCTTTCTATTTTTTATGTTATAGAGCTAAAGTTATTTTTTCCCAATGACTCATACACATATCAGTTTCAAAGCATGTAATTGAAACACGTCTTTAATGTCCAAAAAGCTTGTATAATTTTTCTATTGCATGAAGACTATTCTTAAGGGTGGTTGTCATCTTGCTAATCTTCAAAAAGATGTTCAAAATCTTTTTGTATTTTTAAATTTTGTTGTTTTTTAGAGACAATTCCAAGTTCAAGAATAACAGTTAATATGAATGCTGTTTACAACTCTTTTTAATTTCTTTTTGAAAATCAATGTTTTCTACTTATCTAATTTTTACAAACGTCACATAAAATTTTGATATTATTTTCCATGAGACAATCAAGATAATTCTTGAAGGATTTTCCTTCATATTCACTGGTAAAAAAGCAAAGTTTTTCATCTTTAGCAGGATGAAAACTAAGATGGGCTTGTTTTTTTGCTAAACGCTCTATTATAGGCCTTAATCGGGTATTCCTCATATTTGTAAGCATTCCCTTTTCTGTTTTACTAATCACGTTGTAAATGCTTGATGCAGTGAATTTGTCTAAATAGGCTTGAAAGCATTCTGTATTCTTTGTTCCATCTCACACCGCCGCTTGTTATTTGGTTAATATTGGATATGAACATATTTGGAATCTTGTATAGGTGCGTCTATTTGCTCTTGTCCATAAAGATGAAGATTATATTTTAGTGTGCAATCTCCTAATTTTGAAGATCTATTCTCTACTGCTGATAAAGAAGAAAATCTTATCATAAATGCAACCAAAGCCTACAATCTTAGTGTGAAGATATCGATACAGTACCTATTCCTTTAAAAATTTGAGGAAATAATAAAATAGAAAGTTGTCAAAAAAGATTTGTCATTAAGAGTTTTTTTAATACAAGTTCCTTTTATTTAGAATAATGCAGAAGGTATACGTATAAATATATCAATTGTGCAAAAACTCTTACGTATAATTGATAATTGTGTATAAGAAAGAATCTTGAAAAGATCTTTTTTTGGCAACAGCAATCTGTCATGAGCTTAATACTTAGTTGGGACACTGCTCACATTAGATTTTTTTCAAAAATGTATAATTGCATATGATCCATAAACTATTAATAAAAACCAAAAAGCAGCAGGTAAACAAAACGCTACAGTTTAAGAGAGATATAACTATCATTGATATCACATATACGGCATCTAATATTTCTGACCCTGTCATTTCTCTTCCCTCCTATAATAAGTTCTTAATTAATTTATAACATCTAAAATATTCTATATATTCTATTTAAAAATAAAAAAATACACAAGATATAGTTTTTTTTCTTAAAGGTCCCACGACAAAACCTTAAGTATTACAGGGTGCGCTACCTCTCTGAATGCATCTTATAGAACACCCAAAACCCAATCCGATCACCAGCAATCTCTTGATAAGATTCTTCAAGAGATAGCACAGAGCGACAACTATACAGCAAAAATTGTCTCAACTCTTGCAAAAATTATTGTGAAAATTCTATTGATCAAACAAC from Bartonella kosoyi encodes the following:
- a CDS encoding helix-turn-helix transcriptional regulator; translation: MIFDDGDRYVTTRECAQLFSVSTTTIRNWMLQGEFPQPYKLGRAVRWRKKEILAFTPKKNTEQITTN
- the accC gene encoding acetyl-CoA carboxylase biotin carboxylase subunit — its product is MIRKILIANRGEIALRVLRACKELGIKTVAVHSTADADAMHVRLADESVCIGPPPARDSYLSIQQIIAACEITGADAVHPGYGFLSENAKFADVLEAHDITFIGPTAAHIRIMGDKIEAKKTAKKLGIPVVPGSDGAVTEESDALHTAREIGYPVIIKASAGGGGRGMKVVHSEQEFSIALKTTRSEAKAAFGDDSVYIEKYLEKPRHIEIQIMGDGAGNAIHLGERDCSLQRRHQKVWEEATSPALNETERKKIGSIVANACAQLGYRGAGTIEFLYENGEFYFIEMNTRLQVEHPVTEAITGIDLVHEQIHIASGYKLSVTQDDVCFFGHAIECRINAEDPLTFTPSPGTITHFHTPGGLGIRVDSGAYSGYRIPPYYDSMIGKLIVHGRTRLECMMRLRRALDEFVVDGIKTTLPLFRDLINNQDVANGNYNIHWLEKYLSQKPTSLDL